In Streptomyces venezuelae, the sequence GGCCGACGGTCACGCGGCTACCTCGGGCCCACCCTCGGGCGGGTCACGCACAGCCTGGTCCACCATGCCCACTGCCCCGTAGAGCTCATTCCGCGCCACACGGACGAGCAGGACGGGAGCGAATCGTGAGCGACGCGGGTGAACGTGAGGAGATCGTCGTCGGCATCGACCCGGCCAGGGACTGGCGTCTTCCCCTCGCCTGGGCGGTGGACGAGGCCGGGCGGCGCCACCTACGGCTGCGACTCGCCGTAGCCGTACCTCCCCAGCACGACACGCATCACGTAGACGACACACCGCGCAGCATCGCCCTGCACCAGGCGGCCTCGGACGCTCTTGGTACTGCTGCCGCCTGGAGCAGGGAGCGAGACCCGGAGGTCGAATCGGCTGTGGAGGTCCTCGAGGGGTTCCCCGCTCCGGAGATCGGTCGACTGTCGAGGCGGGCCCGCATGATCGTGCTCGGCTCCCGTCATCTGAGCCGGACCTCGGAGTTCCTCAGCGCCGGTTCCCTGGTTGTCCCGGTCAGTGCCCAGGCGCAGTGTCCGGTCGTCGTCGTGGGTGACGCCGAGCACGTCACTCAACAGCCGCCCTACCTGGTGGTGGGCATCGACGGGAGCGAATCCTCGAAGGCGGCTCTCGCGCTGGCATTCGAAGAGGCCGACCTCAGAAGGGCCAGGCTGCGTGCCGTGTCGGTGTGGGAGCCCCCGCTCCTCCTGCACCACGACGAGGAGGCCGCGCTCCAAGGGCAACGACGCATGATGTCCGAGACGACGGCAGGTTGGTCGCAGGAGTACCCGGACGTCGTGTTGACGCACGAGGTGCTGACCGGGCACCCGGTGGAGGAGCTCGCCGGTGCCGCCGAGCACGCCCTCGCCGTGGTCGTGGGCCGTCGAGGCAAGGGCGGTTACACGGGCATGCGACTCGGATCGGTTGTCCACGGGCTGCTACACCGGGCGCACTGCCCGGTGATCACGGTCCCCGTGCGGTGAGGGCTGAGTGACGACGCCTGTCGCCTCGTGCACCGAGCATCGGGGCGGCACGAAAGAGTTCAACCAGAACCCGGGATCGGACGACACTGGGCCTTCAGACGGTCGTCACCGTGGGACGGTCTGCGTGACGCGCCACAGCTTCCGGGGGAGGTCACCCTCCTCGAACGCGGCGACCTCGTCCAGATTCCAGCTTCTGGCGAGGGCGTCGACCAAGGCGCGGGGGAAGAAGTGGACGGCGAAGCCGCCGTGTTCCCAGATGTCGTCCCCGTGCCCGGTTCCGGCCCGGTAGTGGGAGTCCCCGGTGTGGCGGACGGTGTAGACGAACACTCCGCCCGGCCGCAGTACCCGTCGCACCTCGGCGACCAGGGCGTGGATCTCCTGGGTGGACAGTGCCATGCAGAGCAGCATGTGGGCGAACACGGCATCCACCGAGGCGTCCGCGAGCGGCAGAGGGTCGCGGACGTCGTGGACCGCTGTGGTGACCCGCTCCGTGACGTCCTGGGCCGCGGCGGCTTCACGCAGCTGTTCCAGACCCACTGGGCTGAAGTCGGTGGCCAACACGGAGAATCCCCGGCGGGCAAAGTACAGCGCGTCACGGCCATGGCCGGCACCCAGCTCCAGCACCTTCCGGGCGCCGGCGGCCCCGAAGACGGCAGCGGCGTGGATCGCCGGATCGGATGGCTCCTCCCCGTACATGCCGGGATGCCGGCCGTAGGTCTGCTGCCAGTGCGCACGCTGAACGTCGCCCAGCCCCTGCTCCCGCTCCGACATGCTGACGCCCTCCTCACCAAGGTCGGCGTCGCCTCAATCGGCCCGCGAGGCCACCCTAGAGGGACACCATGTCGTCACCGCGCCCACCCGCTGTGCCACGGCCGTCATTGCTGTCGGCACTCGGCTTCCGGCACAACTTCTGTGGTGAAGAGCCGACTCTTGCGGTGGCGCCCGGGGCGGGAAGCGGCCTCCGTTCGGGTCCCCGCTTTCCGTCTGGAGGCAGACACGGCCACAGGCATGGGACTATCGGCCCTGGTCGCGACCCCGACCGGCCCATGCCCGGACGACACGGGCCGACGGACAGTGAGGACATGGGGGACATGCCCTGCGGGCCGTGTCCCAGACCATCGCAACAGGAGCGTGAGCCATGTTCTGGTACGACCACGGAATGGGCGGATGGGGCTGGGTCGCCATGACGTTCACCATGGTCCTCCTCGTGGCCCTGGCCGTCGCGGGAGTCGTACTGCTCCTCCGCAGTGTCGACGGCTTCCCCTCGGGCCCAGGGCAGCCCCCGGCTGCGCCTTCCGCCAAGCAGGTGCTCGCCGAACGGTTCGCCCGAGGCGAGATCGACGAAGAAGAGTACGAACAACGTCTGACCGCACTACGTGCGCACGGGCCGGGTCAAGACCCGCCAGGATCGGGAGAGAGCTGAACCCATCCTTCCGGAAGGGTGGCAGGCAGCGACTGAGGACCTGCGGAATCTTGTTCGTCGGCTGACCCCGCTTGTGTTCATCCCCCCATCCGGGTGACGGCGTCTCAGAACGTGCAGCACTGGTTCCCGTGCCGATCAGTACGGCCAGGACCAGTCCGCGACCTCCGGGAGGTCGGTGCCGTGCTCGCGGATCCAGTCGTGGTGGCGGATGTGCTGGTCGGCCATGGCCTGGCGCAGGCCCTCGCCGCGGCTTGCGAGGCCGGGAACGCGGTCGATGACGTCCATGACGAGCCGGTAGCGGTCCATGTCGTTGCGCACGACCATGTCGAACGGGGTGGTCGTGGTGCCGGACTCCTTGTAGCCGCGGACGTGAAGCTGGGGGTGGCCGGTCCGGCGGTAGGCGAGGCGGTGGATGAGCCACGGGTAGCCGTGGTAGGCGAAGATCACCGGCCTGTCGGTGGTGAAGAGCGCGTCGTACTCGGTGTCGGTCATGCCGTGCGGGTGTTCCTCGTGGGGCATCAGCCGGGCGATGTCGACGACGTTGACGACGCGGACGGCCAGCTCGGGGAGGTGTTCGCGGAGCAGGGCCGCGGCGGCCAGCGTCTCCATGGTGGGCACGTCGCCGGCGCAGGCGAGTACGACGTCGGGTTCGCGGGAGCCGTGGTCGGTGCCCGCCCACTCCCAGATGCCGGCGCCGCGCGTCACGTGGGTGCGGGCCTCGTCGATGGACAGCCAGTCGAAGCAGGGCTGTTTGCCCGCGACGATCACGTTGACCTGGTCGCGGCTGCGCAGGGCGTGGTCGGCCACGGCGAGGAGGGTGTTGGCGTCCGGCGGCAGGTAGACCCGGACGACCTCGGGACTCTTGTTGAGGACGTGGTCCACGAATCCGGGGTCCTGGTGCGAGAAGCCGTTGTTGTCCTGGCGCCAGACGTGCGAGGTGAGCAGGTAGTTGAGGGAGGCGATCGGCGCGCGCCAGGACAGTTCGCGCGAGGTCTTCAGCCACTTGATGTGCTGGGCGACCATGGAGTCGACGATGTGCGCGAAGGCTTCGTAGGTGGAGAAGAGGCCGTGGCGGCCGGTGAGGAGGTAGCCCTCCAGCCAGCCCTGGCAGACGTGTTCGGACAGGATCTCCATGACCCGGCCGTCGCGGGCCAGGTTCTGGTCCGAGGCCTCCGTGATGCCCTGCCAGGCCTTGCCGGTGGCTTCGTACAGGCCGTCCAGCCGGTTGGAGGCGGTCTCGTCCGGACCGACGACCCTGAAGTCCCGTCGTTCAGCCGTGTCCCGCATGATCTGCGTGAGGAAGCGGCCGAGGACGCGGGTCGGTTCGTGGAGGGTGCGGCCGGGCTTGTCGACGGGGACGGCGTGCTGGTCGAGCGCGGGCAGGGGGAGCGGCCGCAGGAGGCGGCCCCCGTTCGAGTACGGCACGGCGCCCAAGCGGTGCTCGCCGTCCGGCACGCAGGCCAGGACCTGGGCCGTCGGCCGGCCGTCGGCGTCGAAGAGCTCTTCCGGCCGGTACGAGCGCAGCCAGTCCTCCAGCTGCCGCAGGTGTGCCGGGTTCTCGCGCACACCGGCGAGCGGGACCTGGTGGGCCCGCCACGTGCCCTCGACCGGGTCGCCGTCGACGGACACCGGTCCGGTCCAGCCCTTGGGCGTACGCAGGACGATCACCGGCCAGCGTGCGTACTCCCGGCCGGGGTCGGTGGCCGCCGTCCGTGCCTCTTGCTGGATGCGGGCGATGCGGTCCAGGGCGTGGTCCATCGCGCGGGCCATGGCGTGGTGCACCTGTGCGGGGTCGCTGCCGGTCACGTACAGCGGGTCGTGCCCGTAGCCGCGCAGCAGCGCGTCGAGCTCGTCCTCGGGGATCCGGGACAGCACGGTCGGGTTGGCGATCTTGTAGCCGTTCAGGTGCAGGATCGGCAGGACCGCCCCGTCGTGGACCGGGTCGAGGAACTTGTTCGAATGCCAGGACGCTGCGAGCGGTCCGGTCTCGGCCTCGCCGTCGCCGATGACGCAGGCGACCAGCAGGCCGGGGTGGTCGAAGGCGGCTCCGTAGGCGTGGGAGAGGGCATAACCCAGCTCCCCACCCTCGTGGACGGAACCGGGGGTCTCCGGCGCCACGTGGCTCGGCACCCCGCCGGGGAAGGAGAACTGCCGGAAGAGCTTGGCCATGCCGTCGGCATCGCGGCTCACGTCCGGATACGTCTCGCTGTACGTCCCTTCCAGCCAGGAGTTGGCCAGGACGGCGGGACCTCCGTGTCCCGGACCCCAGACGCACAGGGCCTCCAGCGCACGCTCCTTGACCACGCGGTTGAGGTGCGTGTGCACCAGGTTGAGGCCGGGCGAGGTGCCCCAGTGGCCGAGCAGCCGCGGCTTGATGTGCTCCGGCCTCAGCGGTTGGGTCAGCAGGGGGTTGCCCATGAGGTAGATCTGACCGACGGCCAGGTAGTTCGCGGCGCGCCAGTGGGCGTCCAGCTGCGAGATCGAGTGCGCGGTCAACGCGGTCATGTCCGCTCCTGCGTCTGAGGGTCCGGGACGTTCGTCGACGGGGCCGATACCGACACCCTGCCCCTGCTGTGGTGCGGCCGCGAGAGGAGGACCGGCCCTCGAGAAGGGACCGTTGGCCCTTCTGCGCCCCTGCCCGGCACGAGCAAGGTGAATCCCGGTGGCGCCGGTCCTTCCCCCGGCCGGTGCCGCCCATCCCCGCCGGCCGACCCCGATGCCTCTCGCATCAGTACGGAGGACAGACCTGTGAAGCGCACCCTCGTTGTCGGAGTGGACGGATCCCCGGAAAGCCGGGCCGCCGCGGACTGGGCCGCGCGCGAAGCCGTACGGCGTGACCTGCCCCTGCACGTGGTCCACGCCTGGCTGTGGCAGCCGCTCGCCGTCCCGATCGTCCAGGACCGCGACACCGAATCCCGTCGGGCCGACGACATCCTGAAGGAGGTCGAGCAGGAGCTCACCCACCGGTACCCGTCGCTCGCGCTCACCGCAGAAGTCCTGTGCGACACGCCCGTGCCGGCCCTGCTGCGCACCGCCAAGGAGGCCGAGATGCTGATCCTCGGCACCCGCGGGCACGGAGCTCTGCTCGGCTTCCTGCTCGGCTCCTACGGTCAGCAGGTGATCGCTGCCGCCGAGTGCCCCGTCGTCTCCGTCCGCTCCGCCCACGGCAGGCCTCTGGCCGTGCCGGAGGAGGGCGAGGTCGTCGTGGGACAGCAGGGTGGTGTGGAGGAGTCCGCCGAGGTACTGCGTGTCGCGTTCGAGGCGGCCGCGGCGCGCAAGGTCCCGCTCCGCGCCGTCCGGGCCTGGAACCTGCCCCCGGTGTACGGATACAGCCCCGGCTCGATGTGGATCGCCGAGCAGTTCGGCGGTCTGGAGCCGTTCGAGAAGGCCGCGCTGGACCAGGCGCTGGAGCCGTGGCGGCTGAGGTTTCCCGAGGTGGAGGTCGTCGCGCACGTGGAGCGGGGCAGCGCCGGCCACGTGCTGCTGTCGGAGGCTTCGGACGCCCAGCTGGTCGTCGTCGGCCGCCGGGTCCGCGAGTCGGCGGTGGGTACGCGCATCGGGTCGGTGGCCCATGCCGTGCTCCACCACGCGGCCTGCCCCGTCGCTGTCGTCCCGCACCACTGACGCCGAATCGACACTTGAAGCCGGGCTCGCCGTCGTAGGGCGTGTCCAGCAGTGCCTCCTCGTCGTCGAACGACGTGAGCATCAGGCAGGCCAGCTCGGGCATCCGTGAGCGCAACTCGCGGCAGACGCTGACCCCGTCGCCGTCCTGGAGCCGTACGTCCAGGATCGCGACCCGGGGGCGCAGTGCGGGGATGCGGATCAGCGCCTGTTCCGCCGTGCCCGCCTCACCGACCACGGTCAGGTCCGGCTTGGCGTCCAGTAGGTCGTGCACCCCTCTGCGTACGACCTCGTGGTCGTCGAGGAGGAAGATGCTGATGGGAACGGTCGCGCCGCGCGCGCTCGTCGCGTGGGAGTGGGCACCACTGCCGGTCATGACGCAACTCCTTCGCCTGGTTCGTCCTGAAGGCACGAAGACCGGCATCCCCCCTTCCGTACGGGCGGGACGGACAGGACCGATCGGCCCTCATCGGCCTGCCGCTGCGCGCGGCAGGGCCGGTGTGGGCAGAGGAGGAGGGACCTTCGGCCCTGTCCGAGGGCCTGCCGGGCCTTCCCGAGTGCACTCAGCACCCGATGAACTGCGGGTGCACGGGGAACGGCGCGACTCGACGGAGCCGCACGCAGCGCGGAGGACACCATGACGACCGCCTTGATCGACTTGCGGACCGTGGCACGCGACGACCGCGGCCTGAGGATGGCCCTGGCCGGAGAGCTCGACTTCCATACGGCGAGACGAGTGGAACCACGCCTCGCCGAACTCGCCGGATTCGGCCACCGCAACATGGTCCTGGACTTGTCCGGGATCTCCTTCTGCGACAGCTCGGGTATCGAACTCTTCCTCCGGCTCCACCAGCGCTGCCGTAGCGCGGGCACGCAGCTCCTGCTCCGCGGCGTACCACCCCTGCTGGTCAAGTCCATGCAGGTGCTCGGTGTCGACCGCGGCCTGCCGCTCGCCGTGACGTGATCGAGCGGGTGCCCGAATCTCGCCCCCTGACGGGGACCGTTCGGCCCTGGTTCTCCCGTGGATCGCGGTGAAAGCTGGGATGCGGAAGCCGCAAGGGCCCATCGGGGCCGGACGAAGGTAAGCAGCATGGATC encodes:
- a CDS encoding universal stress protein, whose protein sequence is MSDAGEREEIVVGIDPARDWRLPLAWAVDEAGRRHLRLRLAVAVPPQHDTHHVDDTPRSIALHQAASDALGTAAAWSRERDPEVESAVEVLEGFPAPEIGRLSRRARMIVLGSRHLSRTSEFLSAGSLVVPVSAQAQCPVVVVGDAEHVTQQPPYLVVGIDGSESSKAALALAFEEADLRRARLRAVSVWEPPLLLHHDEEAALQGQRRMMSETTAGWSQEYPDVVLTHEVLTGHPVEELAGAAEHALAVVVGRRGKGGYTGMRLGSVVHGLLHRAHCPVITVPVR
- a CDS encoding class I SAM-dependent methyltransferase, encoding MSEREQGLGDVQRAHWQQTYGRHPGMYGEEPSDPAIHAAAVFGAAGARKVLELGAGHGRDALYFARRGFSVLATDFSPVGLEQLREAAAAQDVTERVTTAVHDVRDPLPLADASVDAVFAHMLLCMALSTQEIHALVAEVRRVLRPGGVFVYTVRHTGDSHYRAGTGHGDDIWEHGGFAVHFFPRALVDALARSWNLDEVAAFEEGDLPRKLWRVTQTVPR
- a CDS encoding SHOCT domain-containing protein, which translates into the protein MFWYDHGMGGWGWVAMTFTMVLLVALAVAGVVLLLRSVDGFPSGPGQPPAAPSAKQVLAERFARGEIDEEEYEQRLTALRAHGPGQDPPGSGES
- a CDS encoding phosphoketolase, with product MTALTAHSISQLDAHWRAANYLAVGQIYLMGNPLLTQPLRPEHIKPRLLGHWGTSPGLNLVHTHLNRVVKERALEALCVWGPGHGGPAVLANSWLEGTYSETYPDVSRDADGMAKLFRQFSFPGGVPSHVAPETPGSVHEGGELGYALSHAYGAAFDHPGLLVACVIGDGEAETGPLAASWHSNKFLDPVHDGAVLPILHLNGYKIANPTVLSRIPEDELDALLRGYGHDPLYVTGSDPAQVHHAMARAMDHALDRIARIQQEARTAATDPGREYARWPVIVLRTPKGWTGPVSVDGDPVEGTWRAHQVPLAGVRENPAHLRQLEDWLRSYRPEELFDADGRPTAQVLACVPDGEHRLGAVPYSNGGRLLRPLPLPALDQHAVPVDKPGRTLHEPTRVLGRFLTQIMRDTAERRDFRVVGPDETASNRLDGLYEATGKAWQGITEASDQNLARDGRVMEILSEHVCQGWLEGYLLTGRHGLFSTYEAFAHIVDSMVAQHIKWLKTSRELSWRAPIASLNYLLTSHVWRQDNNGFSHQDPGFVDHVLNKSPEVVRVYLPPDANTLLAVADHALRSRDQVNVIVAGKQPCFDWLSIDEARTHVTRGAGIWEWAGTDHGSREPDVVLACAGDVPTMETLAAAALLREHLPELAVRVVNVVDIARLMPHEEHPHGMTDTEYDALFTTDRPVIFAYHGYPWLIHRLAYRRTGHPQLHVRGYKESGTTTTPFDMVVRNDMDRYRLVMDVIDRVPGLASRGEGLRQAMADQHIRHHDWIREHGTDLPEVADWSWPY
- a CDS encoding universal stress protein, whose product is MKRTLVVGVDGSPESRAAADWAAREAVRRDLPLHVVHAWLWQPLAVPIVQDRDTESRRADDILKEVEQELTHRYPSLALTAEVLCDTPVPALLRTAKEAEMLILGTRGHGALLGFLLGSYGQQVIAAAECPVVSVRSAHGRPLAVPEEGEVVVGQQGGVEESAEVLRVAFEAAAARKVPLRAVRAWNLPPVYGYSPGSMWIAEQFGGLEPFEKAALDQALEPWRLRFPEVEVVAHVERGSAGHVLLSEASDAQLVVVGRRVRESAVGTRIGSVAHAVLHHAACPVAVVPHH
- a CDS encoding STAS domain-containing protein; protein product: MTTALIDLRTVARDDRGLRMALAGELDFHTARRVEPRLAELAGFGHRNMVLDLSGISFCDSSGIELFLRLHQRCRSAGTQLLLRGVPPLLVKSMQVLGVDRGLPLAVT